Below is a window of Actinomycetota bacterium DNA.
CTTTGGATTTTTCATGCATTTGATAGTTTGCGCTCACTTTGGCTAATCCCTATTCAGATCTATTTCGGGGCTTGTTTCGGCTGTATCATCATGGCCGTCGCAGCTTATGTTAAAAAAGATGACAACTGGTTTGCGATGTTAAATCGCTTCGTGGTTGCGCCAATGTTTTTGTTCTCGGGAACTTTTTATGCTCTTTCCACTTTGCCTTTGACCGTACGCTGGGTTGGTTGGATTTCTCCACTGTGGCATGCAACGGAAGTCGGTCGTTATTTTGCCTATCGCTCTGAGATGCCTTTGCAAATGCTGCTAGTTCATTTCGGTTACCTAACATTTCTGGGGCTGATTGGCCTTTTCATTGCTCATCGGAAATTTGCCCAAAGGCTGGCCCAATGACATACAGTGCCAACATAAAAAATGCTGCCGTTATCCTCGCTGAGCAGAGAAGCCGAAAATCTTGGGCGAATGTTTATGCAGGGCGGGCTCGAGTACTACTTGAACGCAGTTTCAGAGTTGTCAAAAGTTCAACCTGGCCTGTGGTCTTATCTGGCTTCATTGAACCCGTTTTCTATCTGGCAGCATTTGGCTATGGGGTGGGTCCACTAATTGGTGATCTAAATGACGGTTTCGGTCACATGGTTTCCTACCCCACTTATGTTGCTCCGGCGCTGCTGGCAACCAGTGCCATGAACGGTGCTTTCTATGATTCGACATGGAATGTATTTTTCAAGATGCATTTTGGAAAAACATATCAAGCCATGATGGCCACATCAATTGGCCCGTTAGATGTTGCATTGGGTGAAATTAGCTGGGCGCTTATCCGTGGTCTTGCCTACGCCATTGGATTTATGGTCATCGTTAGCTGCGCCGGCTTGGTGGTCAGTCCCTGGGCCATATTGGCCATCCCAGCGGCTGTATTAATAGCCTTTGGGTT
It encodes the following:
- a CDS encoding ABC transporter — translated: MTYSANIKNAAVILAEQRSRKSWANVYAGRARVLLERSFRVVKSSTWPVVLSGFIEPVFYLAAFGYGVGPLIGDLNDGFGHMVSYPTYVAPALLATSAMNGAFYDSTWNVFFKMHFGKTYQAMMATSIGPLDVALGEISWALIRGLAYAIGFMVIVSCAGLVVSPWAILAIPAAVLIAFGFAAVGMAITSYLKSFQQMDWVTFWLLPMFLFSGTFYPVSVYPDWLTHIVRALPLWQAADLVRGLMLGNVSMVLVWHVLYFAAMIAIGLTMTTKRLTSLFMR